Genomic segment of Salvia splendens isolate huo1 chromosome 12, SspV2, whole genome shotgun sequence:
CTCTAGCAcatcaataaaaatatattagtaataaacaCTAGATAAATCAACTAGTGCAGTTTAGAagtatttcaaataaattcattcGTTGATCTCCATATATAGATGACAGTGCACCAATTTCAACCCATATGTGTTAATTCTAAACACTAGATAAATCAACTAGGGCCAACAATTTTGATTATATAGAAAAAAACCATGCATTTACCTTGCCatggtataccttattttcagtcTGAAGAATTTCTATACCGATAttgtacctcattttcggtgtATTACACTGAAATTCGGTATACGTACCTTTGTGATATACCgaactttcaacatcaatgaaaataaagtatttgaatttttagtAATAGTAGGAAATTTGACTACTTGTTTCGATTCTGAGTTTCCTAATCAATTGTATTTGGTATATTAGCAAACCAATCGATAACATAAGTTACATATCCAACTGAAGCAAGTTTGTAGAGGCACATTTGATTATCTTACTAAAACATTCAGCCATGTATATGTTGTGACCAAGTAAATCAAGTAATTAGGGGAATGTATATGCATAAATTAGCAAATCAATCGACAACATACCCAATTAAGGCAAATTCGTACGTGCACAACTCATTGTTTATATCCCGGATTTGAGGCTGAGACTAACATGACTCTTTTTTTTAGGCTTAGAAATTTCATTCTATTTCCTGTGATTTGGCTATAAAActgtcattttaattttaagttgaaCGTGAATTCATAAACAAAAATCAGATGTCATTTAAATTATAAGTTGAACGtgaattcataagaaaaaaatcatATGCCACCTAATTAAACTATACTAAATCTGTTCTTTGAAGAAATGAATCCATTTTCATTCAAGCTTTGCTCAAAGTTTTTTTTGTTACGAATAGCAAATTTTTAGGGTAAAAGCTTGTTTGTTTTATGCAGTACTATACTGCATAAAATCAACAAGCAGGAAGCTCGGCAATGCATATATGCATATCAAAATCTGCGATATACAGCTTATTGTATACGGCATTGATAGTGATGGTAAAGAAGTTCTATTATCAGGCAATACACACAACAATACTATCACATTCCAATTGAAGCCCAAAGCTCGTACTCAACATCACTGCGAAGACGGCTCGGAATTTCCTGGAGTGAACTTGAGCGATACGCTGTTAACACAATGGCGTTCGTCCGTGGGTGTACGGAACCCTTCTCCTTTGAAGACGTGGCCAAGGTGTCCACCGCAGGCTGCACACGTGATCTCTATCCTCTGTCCATCAGGATCAGGCTGCACACGGTGCCCATATGTGAGATATGCCGGCTACCACTCCAAGATTGCACAGGAGAGGAGAAAGAGAACTTACAGTTCGGTTTATGGCCCCAGGGAGTCCCTCGTAGAAGGCAGGCCAACCGCAGTGGGAGTTGAATTTGGTTGTCGACTTGTAGAGGGGAGTTCCACATCCTGCACATTCGTATACGCCCTCCGCAAAGAACTTGTCATATTTACCAGTACCAGGAAACCTGGTCGTACAGAGCGATTAAGCATATCTCATAGAACAGTAACAAATGACAATGTATAATAGACACATGCCTTATGCTCAGTAATGTACTGTATAACACTAGACAAAGTCAAGATATCGTGATTTCTAGGAGATGGGGAATCATTGCAAATTTGTAACTATGGATCCGAGAAGCGGACCGAGAATTATTGGTGGGAATGAAGATCTTAGTTAATTAGTAGTAATATGTATATCGAAAACATATGAAAGCAGCAGCAACAGCAACAATGAATGGACAAAGAGTCCCAACACCTTGCAAGCGTAGCTTATATTCAGCAATAATCTCACAATGACCTGAGAGTAATCCAATGAAGTGACAACTAAAGCTCTATGTCATCAATATGAACAACGATAGAAGTATCAACTATCGAGCGAATGTGAATtctgataaagtaaaaaatggcACAATAACCTGAAAAGGTAATGAAGTGGAAACTAATCTACACGATATCAATGCGAACAACAACAGAAGACGTATAAAGCCAAGGTAGATTCTGATAAAGGCAAAAATGGCTCTAAGCACAACCAGATTTCCTTCCCATTCGTCTGATTCGATCAGTCACCACAATAATACAAATAAATCTATACCTATTAAGTAAGCATTTAGCATTAATTTATCCCATTAAGATGGGCAATTGTTAGCAATTGCATCAGATTGGCAATCAAACATTTCAGTTAGACCATCTGATTCATTTCCAGCAAGAAACATTCCTCCATTTCGATCAATTATCTCACAATTTGTTTTTTAATGGAAATGTAAACCCTAGTAACTACAACCACTGAAATTCTCACAGCAAAAATTGCTTGAAATATGGTAGAAAGAAGTGATTAACTCATCAATATCTAGAAAAATCAGAACTGATTAATCTCCCCTTGAATTTCATAATAAGTCCAATgagagaaataaataaaaaaaacaaattgcaAAAATTAGGGATGAAATGAAACATACTCAGTGCCCTTGAGCCGTAGAATACGAAACTGCTCCGGCGAGAGGATCGCGCGCCACTCCTCCTCCGATTTCTGCTCTGAATCAGTAGCAGCCATGGCCACAACTCCGCTTCGGAAACCCTTCTTCCCCCGATTAAGATTCAACCAAGGAAGGCCACCGGACAAATAGGTGCTATATCGGATGATTTGACGAATTGGAGATTTGGGGATACGATTGATTGGGTTGGGATTGACATTGACTGGGGAGCTGACAATGAACGTTCTAGAAGCCGCGAAAGGTGAGATTTTCAATATCATTTTGATAGTATTTAATTACATTAATCGACTCGTTTTTAAACCCTTTTTTCCTGTATATGGGTTCGATTGCGAATGCTCAATCCATGGCCATAGCCATAGCCATATTAATCTGTGGCTGAGGAGCAACCAACGAAATGTAAGTGGGGAATTGGCCACGTTGTATTGGCTCTAGTCTAGGGTGTTCAAAATCTTCGTTGGATAATGGATAATTGGATGTAAAATTTTGGAAGGTTAGAAGTGAAATGCTTATTTGGAGTCTTGCAATTGTACACGATGAAGAATGTAATAATCGATATATGATAAAAGGGTGTGTTGCTAGATATTGGTAATAAACTAAGGATGAAAATGAATCTCAGATCAAAGA
This window contains:
- the LOC121759459 gene encoding peptide methionine sulfoxide reductase B5-like, whose translation is MILKISPFAASRTFIVSSPVNVNPNPINRIPKSPIRQIIRYSTYLSGGLPWLNLNRGKKGFRSGVVAMAATDSEQKSEEEWRAILSPEQFRILRLKGTEFPGTGKYDKFFAEGVYECAGCGTPLYKSTTKFNSHCGWPAFYEGLPGAINRTPDPDGQRIEITCAACGGHLGHVFKGEGFRTPTDERHCVNSVSLKFTPGNSEPSSQ